The proteins below are encoded in one region of Silene latifolia isolate original U9 population chromosome 2, ASM4854445v1, whole genome shotgun sequence:
- the LOC141643146 gene encoding 14-3-3-like protein, which yields MASDASREDNVYMAKLAEQAERYEEMVEFMEKVAKMADADELTVEERNLLSVAYKNVIGARRASWRIISSIEQKEESRGNEDHVATIKEYRGKIETELSKICDGILNLLESHLIPKASAAESKVFYLKMKGDYHRYLAEFKTGAERKEAAENTLLAYKSAQDIALAELAPTHPIRLGLALNFSVFYYEILNSPDRACNLAKQAFDEAISELDTLGEESYKDSTLIMQLLRDNLTLWTSDNADEGNEEIKEAAKGDSGEGQPQQ from the exons ATGGCGTCTGATGCTTCAAGGGAAGACAATGTGTACATGGCCAAGTTGGCTGAGCAAGCTGAGCGATATGAAGAGATGGTGGAATTTATGGAGAAGGTAGCGAAGATGGCAGATGCCGATGAGCTTACTGTGGAGGAGAGGAACCTCCTTTCTGTGGCTTACAAAAATGTTATTGGGGCGAGAAGGGCTTCATGGAGAATCATTTCCTCTATTGAACAAAAGGAGGAAAGCAGAGGAAACGAGGATCATGTTGCAACTATTAAGGAATATAGGGGTAAGATTGAGACCGAGCTTAGCAAGATCTGTGATGGAATCCTGAACCTTCTTGAGTCGCACCTCATCCCTAAGGCATCCGCCGCTGAGTCTAAGGTGTTTTACCTCAAGATGAAGGGTGACTATCACAGGTACCTTGCCGAGTTTAAGACCGGCGCTGAAAGAAAGGAAGCTGCCGAGAATACCCTTTTGGCCTACAAGTCCGCGCAG GACATTGCTTTGGCTGAGTTGGCCCCCACCCATCCAATTAGGCTTGGTCTTGCTCTGAATTTCTCCGTCTTCTATTATGAGATTCTTAACTCACCCGACCGTGCTTGTAACCTTGCAAAACAG GCATTTGATGAAGCTATTTCTGAGCTCGACACATTGGGCGAGGAGTCTTACAAAGACAGCACTTTGATCATGCAGCTCCTCAGAGACAATTTGACCTTATGGACTTCCGATAATGCG GATGAGGGAAATGAGGAAATCAAGGAAGCTGCAAAGGGTGATTCCGGTGAGGGGCAGCCACAACAGTAA